One stretch of Natronobacterium gregoryi SP2 DNA includes these proteins:
- a CDS encoding BtpA/SgcQ family protein, whose amino-acid sequence MGSMPVLDRFDADRPVLGMIHLPPLPGAPGFDGNRNAVRERALADAHRLETSGVDGIVLENFGDAPFHPESVPKHVVAEMTATAAALRREVDLPMGINVLRNDAEAALSIAAAVDADFVRVNVHVGTAATDQGVLEGQAHETIRLRERLEADVAVLADVHVKHATPVGETAIERAAEETVERGRADGVLVSGTGTGAATALEDVRRVSSAVPDAPVLVGSGVTAETADDFLEAGADALVVGTALKEDGETTNPVDSSRVDAVVTAARNAYSSDT is encoded by the coding sequence ATGGGTAGTATGCCCGTTCTCGATCGGTTCGACGCCGACCGTCCCGTCCTCGGAATGATACATCTCCCGCCGTTGCCCGGCGCACCGGGATTCGACGGCAACCGCAACGCCGTCCGCGAGCGCGCACTAGCAGACGCCCACCGACTCGAGACCAGCGGCGTCGACGGAATCGTCCTCGAGAACTTCGGTGACGCCCCGTTCCACCCGGAGTCGGTGCCGAAACACGTCGTCGCCGAGATGACCGCGACCGCCGCGGCCCTCAGACGCGAGGTCGACCTCCCGATGGGGATCAACGTCCTCAGGAACGACGCCGAAGCGGCGCTGTCGATCGCGGCCGCCGTCGACGCCGATTTCGTCCGGGTCAACGTACACGTCGGGACTGCCGCGACCGATCAGGGCGTCCTCGAGGGACAAGCCCACGAGACGATCCGACTCCGAGAGCGACTCGAGGCCGACGTCGCGGTGCTCGCCGACGTCCACGTCAAGCACGCGACGCCAGTCGGCGAGACAGCCATCGAGCGCGCCGCCGAGGAGACAGTCGAGCGCGGCCGGGCCGACGGCGTGCTCGTCTCGGGAACAGGAACCGGCGCGGCGACGGCGCTCGAGGACGTGCGCCGGGTGTCGTCGGCCGTCCCCGACGCGCCAGTACTGGTCGGGAGTGGAGTGACCGCAGAGACGGCCGATGACTTCCTCGAGGCGGGTGCAGACGCGCTCGTCGTCGGCACGGCACTGAAAGAGGACGGGGAGACGACGAACCCGGTGGATTCGAGTCGAGTTGACGCCGTCGTCACAGCAGCACGGAACGCGTACTCGAGTGACACTTGA
- a CDS encoding NADH:flavin oxidoreductase/NADH oxidase, which yields MPALFSELAIRDCEIPNRIAVSPMCQYSCGPDGLPTEWHRVHLGSRAVGGAGIVLTEATAVEPRGRITAHDLGIWNDEQAEALRPITQFVREQGGVPAIQLAHAGHKASKTRPWDGNDPIAPDETDPDGATGWEVLSPSPDAYPPFSGDRPAMRKATQDDIEDVIDDYRNAAERSLEAGFEIAEVHAAHGYLLHEFLSPVTNHREDDYGGSFENRTRLFREVTAAVRDVWPDGKPVFVRLSGTDWLEDRPSWDIDQSVRLADDLADLGVDLIDVSSGGIHPAQKPPGGPNFQVPLAEAIREETQTEIAVGAVGGITEPAQAEALVRNDRADLVLVGREFLREPYFGLRAAGELEDDAPAKWPVQYRRSVR from the coding sequence ATGCCAGCACTCTTTTCGGAGCTTGCGATACGGGACTGTGAGATACCGAACCGGATCGCGGTCTCTCCGATGTGTCAGTACTCCTGTGGTCCGGACGGGCTGCCGACGGAGTGGCACCGGGTCCACCTCGGCAGTCGAGCGGTCGGCGGCGCGGGCATCGTGCTGACCGAGGCGACCGCCGTCGAACCTCGTGGTCGGATCACGGCCCACGACCTGGGCATCTGGAACGACGAACAGGCCGAGGCCCTGCGGCCGATCACTCAGTTCGTCCGCGAGCAGGGTGGGGTGCCGGCGATCCAGCTCGCCCACGCGGGGCACAAGGCCAGCAAGACGCGTCCGTGGGACGGGAACGATCCCATCGCGCCGGACGAGACCGACCCCGACGGCGCGACAGGCTGGGAGGTCCTCTCACCTTCGCCCGACGCGTACCCGCCGTTCTCGGGCGACCGACCCGCGATGCGGAAAGCGACCCAGGACGACATCGAGGACGTGATCGACGACTACCGTAACGCCGCCGAACGCTCGCTCGAGGCAGGCTTCGAGATTGCGGAGGTCCACGCTGCACACGGCTACCTGCTCCACGAGTTCCTCTCGCCGGTCACCAACCATCGGGAGGACGACTACGGCGGGAGCTTCGAGAATCGGACGCGTCTGTTCCGGGAGGTCACCGCCGCAGTCCGCGACGTCTGGCCCGACGGGAAGCCGGTCTTCGTCCGACTCTCGGGAACTGACTGGCTCGAGGACCGCCCGTCGTGGGATATCGATCAGTCCGTCCGGCTGGCCGACGATCTCGCCGACCTCGGCGTCGACCTGATCGACGTCAGTTCCGGCGGCATCCATCCCGCTCAGAAACCACCGGGCGGACCGAACTTTCAGGTCCCGCTGGCGGAGGCGATCCGAGAAGAGACCCAGACCGAGATCGCGGTCGGTGCCGTCGGTGGGATCACCGAACCAGCGCAGGCCGAGGCGCTCGTCCGCAACGACCGTGCGGATCTCGTGTTGGTCGGGCGGGAGTTCCTTCGCGAGCCGTACTTCGGACTCCGTGCTGCCGGCGAACTCGAGGACGACGCCCCCGCGAAGTGGCCGGTCCAGTACCGGCGGTCGGTACGGTAG
- a CDS encoding thioredoxin family protein, with the protein MVSKESDSELSASDEPPAFELEGTDGETYTLESFADAEALLIVFTCNHCPYAEAKFDLLNDLASEYDDVAVVGINPNDAEEYPEDSMEKMREYVSDGHIQYDAYLRDASQEVAEAYGAVCTPDPFLFARADGTFRLVYHGRLDDAPNPDDEPSRFHVREAIDAVLEGESVDLEWHPSRGCSIKWTGTESE; encoded by the coding sequence ATGGTCTCGAAAGAGTCAGACTCCGAACTCTCGGCCAGTGACGAGCCACCGGCGTTCGAACTCGAGGGAACCGACGGCGAGACGTACACGCTCGAGTCGTTTGCCGACGCGGAGGCGTTGCTGATCGTCTTCACCTGTAATCACTGTCCGTACGCCGAGGCGAAGTTCGACCTGTTGAACGACCTCGCGAGCGAGTACGACGACGTCGCAGTCGTCGGGATCAACCCCAACGACGCCGAGGAGTACCCCGAAGACTCCATGGAGAAGATGCGCGAGTACGTCTCCGACGGGCACATCCAGTACGACGCCTACCTCCGGGACGCAAGTCAGGAGGTCGCCGAGGCCTACGGCGCGGTGTGTACGCCGGACCCGTTCCTGTTCGCTCGAGCGGACGGAACCTTTCGGCTGGTCTACCACGGCCGTCTCGACGACGCCCCGAACCCCGACGACGAGCCGAGCCGGTTTCACGTCCGCGAGGCCATCGACGCCGTCCTCGAGGGCGAGTCGGTCGATCTCGAGTGGCACCCCTCCCGAGGCTGTTCGATCAAGTGGACCGGAACCGAATCGGAGTAA
- a CDS encoding Lrp/AsnC family transcriptional regulator: MSEREVLELLRENARYSTADIARMTGLEESEVEAAIEELEAAGVVRGYRAVVDLDKLEDERVRAEVELNVRLDRETGYGDIAERLARFPQVKALRLVSGDYDFDVEIEGDSIREVSQFVSEKVAPIPEITQTVTHYVMTSYKENGIEFDDGDEDDRLSISP, translated from the coding sequence ATGAGCGAACGCGAGGTGCTCGAGTTGCTTCGTGAGAACGCGCGATACTCGACGGCGGACATCGCGCGAATGACCGGCCTCGAGGAGAGTGAGGTCGAAGCAGCCATCGAGGAACTCGAGGCGGCAGGCGTTGTCCGTGGCTACCGGGCGGTTGTCGACTTGGACAAACTCGAAGACGAGCGCGTCCGCGCAGAGGTCGAACTGAACGTCCGCCTCGACCGCGAAACCGGCTACGGTGATATCGCCGAGCGTCTCGCACGGTTCCCGCAGGTCAAGGCGCTACGGCTCGTCAGCGGCGACTACGACTTCGACGTGGAGATCGAAGGTGACTCCATCCGTGAGGTGTCGCAGTTCGTAAGCGAGAAGGTCGCGCCGATTCCCGAGATCACCCAGACGGTCACTCACTACGTGATGACCTCCTACAAGGAAAACGGGATCGAGTTCGACGACGGCGACGAGGACGACAGGCTTTCGATCTCACCATGA
- a CDS encoding pyridoxal phosphate-dependent aminotransferase — protein MTFDPAERVRKVPPSGIRRFFEIAEERDEVISLGVGEPDFSTPWAARDAAITSLEQGKTSYTANRGKRELRVAIADDVADRFDLGYDPDEEIIVTAGASEAVDLAFRAFVDPGDTVAIAQPSYISYEPGVTFAGGDVLSVPTTEENEFRLTVEALADAGAADAEMLVLCYPNNPTGAIMREADLEPIAEFAREHDLTVLSDEIYAELTYAGEHTSIATLEGMRERTVVFNGFSKAHAMTGLRLGYALAPADAVGAMNKIHQYTMLSAPTTAQYAALEALDSCADEVEGMVEQYDRRRRFVLSRFREIGMDVFEAKGAFYCFPEVPGGWTAAEFAEELLREQGVAVVPGDVFGEGGESHLRISYATSLADLREALRRIEAFLEEH, from the coding sequence ATGACGTTCGACCCGGCAGAGCGTGTTCGCAAGGTCCCACCGTCTGGAATTCGAAGGTTCTTCGAGATTGCAGAGGAACGCGACGAGGTCATCTCACTGGGCGTCGGCGAACCCGACTTCTCGACGCCGTGGGCGGCACGCGACGCCGCGATAACCTCTCTCGAGCAGGGAAAGACCTCGTACACGGCGAACCGCGGCAAGCGAGAGCTCCGTGTCGCGATCGCAGACGATGTTGCCGACCGGTTCGACCTGGGGTACGACCCCGACGAGGAGATCATCGTGACTGCAGGAGCTAGCGAGGCAGTCGACCTGGCGTTCCGTGCGTTCGTCGACCCCGGAGACACCGTCGCGATCGCACAGCCATCGTACATCTCCTACGAACCGGGCGTGACCTTCGCCGGCGGCGATGTCCTCTCGGTTCCGACGACCGAAGAAAACGAGTTCCGACTCACCGTCGAGGCGCTCGCGGACGCCGGCGCGGCAGACGCCGAGATGCTCGTGCTCTGTTACCCGAACAACCCGACGGGTGCGATCATGCGCGAGGCAGATCTCGAGCCGATCGCCGAGTTCGCCCGCGAGCACGATCTGACGGTCCTGTCGGACGAGATCTACGCCGAGTTGACGTACGCCGGGGAACACACCTCGATCGCGACGCTCGAGGGGATGCGCGAGCGAACCGTCGTCTTCAACGGGTTCTCGAAAGCCCACGCGATGACCGGTCTCCGGTTGGGGTACGCGCTGGCTCCAGCCGACGCGGTCGGCGCGATGAACAAGATTCACCAGTACACGATGCTGTCGGCTCCGACGACGGCCCAGTACGCCGCACTCGAGGCGCTTGACTCTTGTGCCGACGAAGTCGAGGGCATGGTCGAACAGTACGATCGTCGTCGTCGGTTCGTCCTCTCCCGGTTCCGCGAGATCGGAATGGACGTTTTCGAGGCAAAGGGTGCGTTCTACTGTTTCCCCGAGGTGCCCGGCGGCTGGACCGCAGCGGAATTCGCCGAGGAGTTACTGCGAGAACAGGGTGTCGCGGTCGTCCCCGGCGACGTCTTCGGCGAGGGCGGCGAGAGTCACCTCCGGATATCGTACGCGACCAGTCTCGCGGATCTCCGGGAGGCGCTGAGACGGATCGAGGCGTTCCTCGAGGAACACTGA
- a CDS encoding CBS domain-containing protein, with translation MELPTPADLRQHRTELGLTQSELAERAEVSQPLIARIEGGDVDPRLSTLRRIVNALEQAESDVIRAAELMHEAVVSVAPDDPVSEAAQKMEKEAYSQLAVIQDGIPVGSISQGDLVHLDSEARDEPVEEHMGESFPTVSKDATLDEISNLLEHYKAVMITEAGETVGIITEADIAARLS, from the coding sequence ATGGAGCTTCCGACGCCAGCGGACCTTCGACAGCACCGCACCGAACTCGGGCTGACCCAGAGCGAACTCGCGGAGAGAGCCGAGGTCTCCCAACCGCTGATCGCCCGGATCGAGGGTGGCGACGTCGACCCGCGTCTCTCGACGCTCCGGCGGATCGTCAACGCCTTAGAGCAAGCCGAAAGCGACGTCATCCGTGCCGCGGAACTCATGCACGAGGCCGTCGTCAGCGTCGCACCGGACGACCCCGTTAGCGAGGCTGCCCAGAAGATGGAAAAAGAGGCATACTCACAGCTTGCGGTTATCCAGGACGGGATTCCCGTCGGATCGATCAGCCAGGGCGACCTCGTCCACCTCGATTCGGAGGCCCGGGACGAACCCGTCGAAGAACACATGGGCGAGAGCTTCCCGACGGTCTCGAAAGACGCCACGCTCGACGAAATCAGCAATCTGCTCGAGCACTACAAGGCCGTGATGATCACGGAAGCCGGCGAAACCGTCGGTATCATCACGGAAGCCGATATTGCCGCCCGACTGTCGTAG
- a CDS encoding sensory rhodopsin transducer encodes MTGKRTWTILEGYIPERNTGLEPEMCSRDSLWVLILPDRTM; translated from the coding sequence ATGACTGGCAAACGGACGTGGACGATACTCGAAGGCTACATTCCAGAGAGAAATACCGGTCTCGAGCCGGAGATGTGCAGCCGCGACTCTCTCTGGGTGCTCATACTGCCGGACAGAACGATGTGA
- a CDS encoding sensory rhodopsin transducer, whose amino-acid sequence MTVYFSDRPPAGPCEQTGLAERTKRFRFDEFEDPETVCRQSVPARPQGARGRAGTSGQQSG is encoded by the coding sequence ATCACGGTCTACTTCAGCGATCGGCCACCGGCTGGTCCTTGTGAGCAGACGGGCCTCGCCGAACGGACGAAGCGCTTCCGGTTCGACGAGTTCGAAGATCCTGAGACGGTTTGCCGTCAGTCAGTTCCGGCGCGGCCACAGGGGGCTCGCGGTCGCGCCGGGACATCGGGACAGCAGTCCGGATGA
- a CDS encoding sensory rhodopsin transducer: MNRSRTATRSRASSSRTSPVICQHTRLDSRQAENALRSTIAYHE; the protein is encoded by the coding sequence ATGAATCGTTCCCGAACGGCAACCCGTTCGCGAGCGTCATCGAGTCGGACGTCCCCTGTCATCTGCCAACACACCCGACTCGACTCCCGCCAGGCCGAGAACGCGTTGCGTTCGACGATCGCGTACCACGAGTGA
- a CDS encoding methyl-accepting chemotaxis protein: protein MSSGEAANELNQLVEHTERFRDRIEETTDASRTQADYISNLAKDVNDVSATMEEIASSATEIVDMVEEASETAESGLEAGRRASEQTQETVDDVADLVAAMERVSEQMEEIGTVTDLIADIADQTNLLALNANIEAAHAGDEGAGFSVVANEVKSLAEETGENADEIRSLIESLEDETETGMDAAERTHSSVIATAEDIETALEAIEEVVSRVEEVMDGATEIADANDVQADSIEEFAAQVEDLGEESDEIRENMSDAAELVDQHNSVVEHASGFLHGFPGLGYRTLNEDGWPVVFATDGIEELAGYTAEQLVEGEIVIGEDIIHEDDRELVWAQIQDLIERSGTSYDIKYRIVTRRGEQKTVRERGRPIYDDRGELEAFEGYIWDTDESGTQVLFDDEVASSNTDG from the coding sequence ATGTCATCGGGCGAGGCCGCGAACGAGCTGAACCAACTCGTCGAACACACCGAACGGTTCCGCGACCGGATCGAGGAGACGACGGACGCGAGTCGTACGCAGGCGGACTACATCTCGAATCTGGCCAAAGACGTCAACGACGTCAGCGCGACCATGGAAGAGATCGCCTCGAGCGCGACCGAGATCGTCGATATGGTCGAGGAAGCCTCCGAGACGGCGGAGTCGGGGCTGGAAGCAGGACGCAGAGCCAGCGAGCAGACACAGGAGACCGTCGACGACGTCGCCGACCTCGTTGCGGCGATGGAGCGAGTGAGCGAACAGATGGAAGAGATCGGAACGGTGACCGACCTGATCGCCGACATCGCAGATCAGACGAACCTGCTCGCGCTCAACGCGAACATCGAGGCCGCACACGCCGGTGACGAGGGCGCTGGCTTCTCGGTCGTCGCCAACGAAGTGAAGTCACTCGCCGAGGAAACCGGCGAGAACGCCGACGAAATCCGGTCGCTGATCGAATCGCTCGAGGACGAGACCGAGACGGGCATGGACGCTGCCGAACGCACTCACAGCTCCGTTATCGCGACGGCAGAGGACATAGAAACAGCTCTCGAGGCGATCGAAGAGGTCGTCTCGAGGGTTGAGGAAGTGATGGACGGAGCGACCGAAATCGCCGACGCAAACGACGTGCAGGCGGACTCGATCGAGGAGTTTGCCGCCCAGGTCGAAGATCTCGGCGAGGAGTCGGACGAGATCCGTGAGAACATGTCGGACGCAGCCGAACTCGTAGACCAGCACAACTCGGTGGTCGAACACGCAAGCGGCTTCCTGCATGGTTTTCCCGGTCTAGGCTACCGAACGCTTAACGAAGACGGCTGGCCGGTTGTGTTTGCGACGGACGGTATCGAAGAACTGGCGGGTTACACCGCCGAACAACTGGTCGAAGGTGAGATCGTGATCGGTGAAGACATCATTCACGAGGACGACCGGGAACTCGTCTGGGCGCAGATCCAGGATCTCATCGAACGCAGCGGGACCTCTTACGACATCAAATACCGCATCGTCACTCGGCGCGGAGAGCAAAAGACGGTCAGGGAACGCGGCCGTCCGATTTACGACGATCGGGGCGAACTCGAGGCGTTCGAAGGATACATCTGGGACACCGACGAGTCGGGGACGCAGGTCTTGTTCGACGACGAGGTGGCGTCCTCGAACACCGACGGCTGA
- a CDS encoding DEAD/DEAH box helicase, translated as MTRSSSTESTPVEIRYEDGTIRIDGLEEPTVRGLRERAPTLTLEDDHRTAGHRVPAFRYAPFRRSLLEHVVPAALEDRVLSVPSVPTLESTYELREYQHEALEAWLETDRWNPGAAIPALAQAPAGVLELPTGSGKTVVALEAIERLGVPTLVVVPTIDLLEQWERELEAEFGSAGPTGPTDGVSIGRLGGGEQRLEPLTVSTYDSAYLKAETIGDRFGLVVFDEVHHLGGEGYREIGRLLAAPARLGLTATFERPDGAHEVVERIVGPLVHRIDADELAGDHLASYDLKRLEVSLTSDERETYERNQETFTDYLARSNIRMQRGSDYQELVKRSGSDPAAREALLARQRARETARGARAKLEALEGILDRHRDARTIVFTAHNDLAYEVSERFLLPTITHRTATVERREVLERFREGTYSRIATSNVLDEGVDVPDASVAVVLSGSGSEREFTQRLGRILRPKDDGRRALLYEVITENTSEERVARRRRSDSA; from the coding sequence GTGACGCGGTCGTCTTCCACCGAGTCGACACCAGTCGAAATTCGATACGAGGACGGAACGATCCGGATCGACGGCCTCGAGGAGCCGACCGTCCGCGGGCTCCGCGAGCGAGCGCCGACACTCACACTCGAGGACGACCACCGGACAGCGGGCCACCGCGTGCCTGCGTTTCGCTACGCGCCGTTTCGCCGGTCGCTCCTCGAGCACGTCGTTCCCGCTGCACTCGAGGATCGAGTGCTCTCCGTGCCGTCGGTGCCAACTCTCGAGTCGACGTACGAACTCCGGGAGTACCAGCACGAGGCCCTGGAAGCGTGGCTCGAGACCGACCGTTGGAATCCGGGGGCTGCGATTCCGGCCCTCGCGCAAGCGCCTGCGGGCGTCCTCGAGTTGCCGACCGGGAGCGGCAAGACCGTCGTCGCCCTCGAAGCGATCGAACGCCTCGGCGTGCCGACGCTCGTCGTCGTCCCGACGATCGACCTGCTCGAGCAGTGGGAGCGGGAGCTCGAGGCGGAGTTTGGCTCTGCTGGACCGACTGGACCGACCGACGGCGTCTCCATCGGCCGTCTCGGCGGCGGCGAACAACGGCTCGAGCCGCTCACCGTCTCGACGTACGACTCGGCGTATCTCAAGGCCGAGACGATCGGCGACCGGTTCGGACTCGTCGTCTTCGACGAAGTCCACCACCTCGGCGGCGAGGGCTACCGCGAGATCGGCCGGTTGCTCGCCGCACCCGCACGACTCGGTCTGACAGCAACCTTCGAACGCCCCGACGGTGCCCACGAAGTCGTCGAACGCATCGTCGGTCCGCTGGTCCACCGGATCGACGCGGACGAACTGGCCGGTGACCACCTCGCATCCTACGACCTCAAGCGGCTCGAGGTGTCGCTCACCTCCGACGAACGCGAAACATACGAGCGCAACCAGGAGACGTTCACCGACTACCTCGCGCGGTCGAACATCCGGATGCAACGTGGCTCGGACTACCAGGAACTCGTCAAACGCTCCGGGTCGGACCCGGCCGCCCGTGAAGCGCTGCTCGCCCGCCAGCGCGCACGCGAGACCGCTCGTGGCGCACGGGCCAAACTCGAGGCGCTCGAGGGAATCCTCGACCGGCACCGCGACGCCCGGACGATCGTCTTTACCGCACACAACGACCTCGCCTACGAGGTCAGCGAGCGATTCCTGCTCCCGACGATCACTCACCGGACCGCCACCGTCGAGCGCCGGGAGGTCCTCGAGCGGTTCCGCGAGGGGACCTACAGCCGGATCGCGACCTCGAACGTCCTCGACGAGGGAGTCGACGTCCCCGACGCGTCGGTCGCGGTCGTCCTCTCGGGCAGCGGCAGCGAGCGAGAGTTCACCCAGCGGCTGGGGCGGATTCTCCGGCCGAAAGACGACGGGAGGCGGGCACTGCTGTACGAAGTGATCACCGAGAACACCTCCGAAGAGCGAGTCGCCCGGCGTCGCCGGAGCGATTCGGCGTAG